The DNA region GGGTTCGAGATACTCAAAGAGGAAAATGGGCAGTGCAGGATGCTACTGGACGGAACTACACTACAGAAACGCGTTTTTGTACAAGGAGAAAACATTCAACTTACGCCAGAAGAGAAAAAAACTATAAAAAACTATATAGGAAAATCTGGTCTGTATATGTCCATTGCTCAATGCATGTTGGAATACAGGGAAGGTAGAAGTCCATTGTCAGAAGATTTGTTGGAAATAGTAAGGAATTTATCCATACAGATCCAAAAAGTCTAACCAGGATTTCAAAGACTCTTGTATTTTTTTTTGCCCACGTTTTTGAACAGGGATTTCATCGCAGGATGAAGTCCCTGTTTTTTTATGCTCCATCCCGATTTACAGTCCGTAAGTATGATCGAAATGCAGTCCCCTTTTGTCCCCATTAGAGGTAGCACATGACCAACAATGGAATACTTTTTACAAACCCTTATGAAAAAAACAATGGCCTGTTTTCCACCGCCTACTTTTTGTCGGCTTCGTTGCACTGAACATCCCCAACACCCCGTTTCCCTTTCCGATTTATTGGTTGCACAAAACAAAGTCCGTGGCACTGTTCCTGCGGACAGCTTTCGCGGCATATCCCGCTCGTGCCTCGCTTGCGGTATTCCACGGTCTGTCCGCAGGAGAGGCACACGGACTTATGGCATTGTTACACAAAAATCGAAAAAATGAAAACGTACGTCCCTTGTCCAGATACCACCGATAATCCAACCGATTGAAAGGGCTGGTGAAAAGAAAAAAAATTAAAAAAATTAAAATTAAAAAACATGGAAATAACAGGTAGGCTCACGACCAACGCTCAGGTCAGAAAAACCAAAACAGACAAACAGGTGGTAGTTTTTACCCTCGCCATCAATGACAGCTACAAAAAGAAAGGCGCAACGGAGGTGACAAAGCTGGTCACCTACATTGATTGCAGCTACTGGAGAAGTTCCGCCATCGCGGACTATCTCACAAAGGGAACAATCGTGCAGCTAAGCGGACGGCTTAACGAACCCCGTATTTGGCAGGACTTGGAAGGCAACACAAGGGCAAACCTTTCCTTTACCGTCTCCGAAATAAAAATACTGGGCGGTGGCAATAAATCAAATGGTAGTAGCTCCGTAGAATCAAAACCGTCCAAGAATGGGATAACAGCCCAAACGGTGGCAGCTACCACAGGCGAAGACGAC from Rhizosphaericola mali includes:
- a CDS encoding single-stranded DNA-binding protein, whose amino-acid sequence is MEITGRLTTNAQVRKTKTDKQVVVFTLAINDSYKKKGATEVTKLVTYIDCSYWRSSAIADYLTKGTIVQLSGRLNEPRIWQDLEGNTRANLSFTVSEIKILGGGNKSNGSSSVESKPSKNGITAQTVAATTGEDDLPF